From a single Gracilimonas sp. genomic region:
- the thrC gene encoding threonine synthase, producing MSCIMCGQENDERETSTYCTYCGGVLEIEYNQPEKNIQYPLKEILPDPLKNHFTSLKRLNRLSEKYGAELYAKLEFEHPTGCFKDRGSYVEVQKALELGADAICLASTGNMAASVAAYACYFKIPCFVFVPEKTPEVKLAQATIYDATIIKIKGDFMACEKLCREFAKSGNYYLAGDYVFRQEGQKSFSYELYEQGDTDFDYIFVPIGAGTNFAAIYKGYKEMKASGMIDKIPSFVAVQPEQSSPVVEGIFKKDKIVKDQVNTMADAVAVADPLDFYKVFRGIEETDGLAFTATENELLDSMKEMTVEEGYFTEPACAIPLATFKNNLEQFNGKKCLFVLTGTGLKSSHIVAKYSLSSPVLPPNLERVQQYIESGFIDMQKNSWGQSRNTGFENVNMDEGHTKLYDEYVNNINRKGKTLKEEEIKVLRSLVYNEDADLVYPVEVVDYKLTMRKHGLVSAAVKLKIEDRDEIISLDQGVGPIDAILTAIKAETDAFLPLEVINHEVEILSPDTDSLVVVTLTLGKEGHRFTSKGASPDTLEAVIQAFVKGLAVANKALAVG from the coding sequence ATGAGCTGCATTATGTGTGGCCAGGAAAATGACGAAAGAGAGACAAGTACGTACTGCACTTATTGTGGAGGTGTTCTGGAAATTGAATACAATCAGCCTGAAAAGAATATTCAGTATCCTCTTAAAGAGATTCTTCCCGATCCTTTGAAGAACCATTTTACCTCGCTCAAAAGACTGAACCGGCTTTCAGAAAAATATGGTGCTGAACTATATGCAAAGCTCGAATTTGAACACCCCACCGGGTGTTTTAAAGACCGGGGAAGTTATGTTGAAGTACAAAAAGCACTTGAATTAGGTGCAGATGCAATCTGTCTGGCCTCCACGGGAAATATGGCTGCTTCAGTAGCAGCATATGCTTGCTATTTTAAAATTCCTTGTTTCGTTTTTGTACCCGAAAAGACGCCGGAAGTAAAGCTGGCTCAAGCGACCATTTACGATGCGACTATCATCAAGATTAAGGGAGATTTCATGGCTTGTGAAAAACTGTGCCGTGAGTTTGCCAAATCCGGGAATTATTATCTGGCTGGTGATTATGTATTCCGGCAGGAAGGCCAGAAATCATTCTCTTATGAGCTATACGAGCAAGGTGATACAGATTTCGATTACATTTTTGTACCCATTGGCGCCGGTACTAATTTTGCTGCTATCTATAAAGGATACAAGGAAATGAAAGCTTCAGGGATGATTGACAAAATCCCAAGCTTTGTAGCCGTTCAACCCGAACAAAGTTCGCCGGTTGTTGAAGGTATTTTCAAAAAAGACAAGATCGTCAAAGATCAGGTGAATACCATGGCTGATGCCGTTGCTGTAGCCGATCCACTGGATTTCTACAAGGTATTTCGCGGGATTGAGGAAACTGACGGACTAGCTTTTACCGCTACGGAGAATGAACTGCTCGATTCTATGAAAGAAATGACGGTTGAAGAGGGGTATTTCACCGAACCAGCCTGTGCTATTCCTCTTGCTACCTTCAAAAATAACCTGGAGCAATTCAACGGCAAAAAATGTCTGTTTGTTCTAACCGGAACCGGACTTAAAAGCTCACATATTGTTGCCAAATACTCTCTGTCTTCCCCTGTTCTTCCTCCAAACCTGGAAAGGGTCCAACAGTATATAGAGTCCGGATTTATTGATATGCAAAAGAACAGCTGGGGACAATCCCGTAATACCGGGTTTGAGAATGTCAATATGGACGAAGGACATACCAAGCTATATGATGAGTATGTAAATAACATCAACCGTAAAGGGAAAACGCTTAAGGAAGAAGAAATCAAAGTGCTTCGTTCGCTTGTCTACAACGAAGATGCCGACCTTGTTTACCCGGTCGAAGTGGTAGACTACAAACTTACCATGCGCAAACACGGATTGGTAAGTGCAGCCGTAAAGCTGAAGATTGAAGATCGGGATGAAATCATTTCTTTAGATCAAGGCGTGGGCCCTATTGATGCGATTTTGACAGCTATTAAGGCCGAAACGGATGCATTTCTGCCGCTGGAAGTGATTAATCACGAAGTGGAAATCTTAAGTCCAGATACTGATTCACTCGTCGTCGTAACCTTAACGCTTGGAAAAGAAGGGCATCGATTCACATCCAAAGGTGCCTCCCCTGATACGCTTGAGGCTGTTATTCAAGCATTTGTGAAAGGACTGGCTGTGGCTAATAAAGCACTGGCTGTTGGGTAA
- a CDS encoding anhydro-N-acetylmuramic acid kinase has product MNKYLAKLWEISQKSERLIIGLMSGTSLDGLDICVCKVSGDGTGTSIDVLRFLTQEYSEGLRNRILAVQSKEQVNARELTVLHSELADHYSSAILEALKSLNITSGEVDLIASHGQTIYHAPAQSQDQNNATLQIVDGDHIAQKTGIITVSDFRQKHTAVGGEGAPLAGIFDEVLFRDQKQNRLLLNLGGIANFTWLPSHKSKKEVLTSDTGPANTLINEAMQKHFSQPFDEDGKIAASGTVHSELVRYILLEPYFRKAFPKTTGQEDFQLEFIENLMEGHQIELSPEDLVATLTAVTSQSISRAFDEIIGEEAFECYVSGGGVHNLTLMQDLKDRNPHAEFKDFEELGISADAKEAAMMAFFANELVAGEGFKIPGVTKEKIHFGKISLPD; this is encoded by the coding sequence ATGAATAAATATTTGGCAAAACTGTGGGAAATTTCCCAAAAATCAGAACGTCTTATAATCGGCCTGATGTCAGGGACATCCCTTGATGGATTGGATATTTGTGTATGCAAAGTATCCGGTGACGGAACGGGCACGTCTATTGATGTTCTACGGTTCCTAACACAAGAATATTCTGAAGGTTTACGAAATCGTATTCTTGCTGTACAATCCAAAGAGCAGGTTAATGCCCGTGAATTAACAGTGTTGCATTCTGAACTTGCCGATCATTATAGCTCAGCTATTTTAGAAGCGCTAAAGAGCTTAAATATTACGTCCGGGGAAGTCGATCTAATAGCCAGCCATGGTCAAACCATATATCATGCCCCGGCCCAAAGTCAGGATCAGAACAATGCAACCTTGCAGATCGTTGATGGTGATCACATAGCCCAAAAAACAGGAATTATTACGGTATCTGACTTTCGTCAGAAGCATACAGCGGTTGGAGGAGAAGGAGCCCCGCTGGCCGGTATATTTGATGAAGTTTTATTTCGGGATCAGAAACAAAACCGACTTCTTCTAAACTTGGGGGGTATAGCAAACTTCACCTGGCTTCCTTCTCATAAGAGTAAAAAAGAAGTACTGACCAGCGATACCGGTCCTGCAAACACATTGATTAACGAGGCCATGCAAAAGCATTTCAGTCAGCCTTTTGATGAAGATGGAAAGATTGCGGCATCAGGTACGGTTCATTCCGAATTGGTGAGATATATACTGCTTGAACCGTATTTCAGAAAAGCATTTCCGAAGACCACCGGTCAGGAAGACTTCCAGTTGGAGTTTATCGAAAATCTGATGGAAGGACATCAGATCGAATTGTCGCCCGAAGATTTGGTGGCCACATTGACAGCCGTTACATCACAGAGCATAAGTCGCGCTTTTGATGAAATAATTGGTGAAGAAGCGTTTGAGTGTTATGTGAGCGGGGGAGGTGTTCATAACCTAACGTTAATGCAAGATCTGAAAGACAGAAACCCTCATGCAGAATTCAAAGATTTTGAAGAATTGGGAATTTCAGCAGATGCAAAAGAAGCGGCAATGATGGCCTTTTTTGCCAATGAATTGGTAGCCGGAGAGGGTTTCAAAATTCCCGGAGTAACAAAAGAGAAAATTCACTTTGGGAAAATAAGTCTGCCTGACTGA
- a CDS encoding MBL fold metallo-hydrolase produces MSKLLSISKKIMTAFIGLGLALAVATFLYMKQEKFGQAPSGVHLDKITYSPNFVDGEFRNLNFTPDLTEGYSMMGIIYEQFFKTHPRTEPEQPIPSQKTSLLNLAQDENVLIWFGHSSYFIQLDGKKILVDPVFSGNASPIPGTVKAFKGTDAYSVDDIPEIDYLFISHDHYDHLDYTTIKALKEKVKMVICGLGVGAHFERWGYSSQQILEQDWYDKLEPDSGFVIRTLPARHFSGRGFTRKNTLWASYLFQSPSQKIYFGGDSGYDPFFAEIGEKYGPIDLAILDNGQYNVAWRELHLFPEEVMQATKDLKAKRLFPVHSSKFVLAMHPWDEPLNELDRLNENQAIPLVTPVIGEKVLLGDSTQAFSKWWKNLD; encoded by the coding sequence ATGAGCAAGCTTCTATCCATATCTAAAAAAATTATGACTGCATTTATTGGCCTCGGATTGGCGTTGGCTGTGGCTACTTTTCTCTACATGAAGCAGGAAAAGTTTGGCCAGGCACCTTCTGGCGTCCATCTGGATAAAATCACTTATTCCCCAAACTTTGTTGATGGAGAATTCCGGAATCTCAACTTCACTCCAGATTTAACGGAGGGTTATTCAATGATGGGGATCATTTATGAACAGTTTTTCAAAACACATCCACGAACGGAACCAGAACAGCCTATTCCATCACAGAAGACAAGCTTGCTGAATTTAGCTCAAGATGAAAATGTGCTCATCTGGTTTGGGCATTCTTCTTATTTCATTCAACTGGATGGAAAAAAGATTTTGGTTGATCCTGTTTTCAGCGGTAATGCCTCTCCCATTCCCGGTACCGTAAAGGCTTTTAAAGGAACCGATGCTTATTCTGTTGATGATATTCCGGAAATCGATTATCTATTTATCAGTCATGACCATTACGATCACCTGGACTACACCACAATAAAAGCACTCAAAGAGAAGGTGAAGATGGTTATTTGCGGGCTTGGTGTTGGTGCCCATTTTGAACGGTGGGGCTATTCATCACAACAAATTTTAGAACAAGATTGGTATGATAAGCTTGAGCCAGACTCTGGTTTCGTAATACGAACGTTGCCAGCCCGACATTTTTCCGGGCGGGGATTCACCCGAAAAAATACACTTTGGGCTTCTTATCTATTTCAGTCTCCTTCCCAGAAAATCTACTTTGGTGGTGACAGCGGCTACGATCCTTTCTTTGCTGAAATTGGAGAAAAGTATGGACCCATCGACTTAGCGATCCTTGATAATGGCCAATATAATGTGGCATGGCGAGAGCTCCATTTATTCCCGGAGGAAGTCATGCAGGCTACAAAAGACTTAAAAGCCAAACGACTATTTCCGGTGCACTCGTCAAAATTTGTACTTGCAATGCACCCATGGGATGAGCCACTTAATGAGCTGGACAGGCTAAATGAGAATCAGGCTATTCCACTGGTTACACCTGTCATTGGAGAAAAGGTATTGCTGGGAGATTCAACCCAAGCTTTCAGCAAATGGTGGAAGAATTTAGACTAA
- the dapA gene encoding 4-hydroxy-tetrahydrodipicolinate synthase, whose amino-acid sequence MEKFPLWTAIVTPMNTDGSVDYSSFENILRKQEEAGNGVLVLGSTGEGLNLNEEEKREVAEFAKDLNLDVPLMVGVGGFNLPAQVDFIHFCNEVKPDALLLVTPLYAKPGAEGQFEWFSELMAETDIPCMLYNVPSRTGVKMHPSVPARLSREFDNLMGVKEASGSVEEFKAFRREAPDVKFYSGDDGMTPAFSKEGGVGLVSVAANVWPKATHKYVELCIKGQTDDLFPLWKTATDRLFKAPNPVPVKVLLSKKNWIDNDTVRLPLSLGDISEEVEENLMKADEEIAAWLAEQSNR is encoded by the coding sequence ATGGAAAAATTTCCCCTTTGGACAGCCATTGTAACCCCAATGAATACAGATGGGAGCGTAGACTACAGCAGTTTTGAAAACATTCTCAGAAAGCAGGAAGAGGCCGGAAATGGAGTGTTGGTTTTGGGAAGTACCGGCGAAGGACTGAATCTGAATGAAGAAGAAAAAAGGGAAGTCGCTGAGTTTGCCAAAGATTTGAATCTGGACGTTCCTTTGATGGTTGGAGTAGGTGGCTTTAACTTGCCAGCCCAGGTTGACTTTATTCATTTCTGCAACGAAGTGAAGCCGGACGCTTTACTATTGGTAACCCCTCTTTACGCAAAGCCCGGTGCAGAAGGACAGTTTGAATGGTTCAGTGAGCTGATGGCTGAAACCGATATACCCTGCATGTTGTATAATGTGCCATCCCGAACGGGGGTAAAAATGCACCCAAGTGTTCCGGCTCGGCTCAGTAGAGAATTTGATAACCTGATGGGAGTGAAAGAAGCCAGTGGAAGCGTAGAAGAGTTTAAAGCTTTTCGTCGTGAAGCCCCTGATGTTAAGTTCTACAGTGGTGATGATGGAATGACTCCGGCTTTCAGCAAAGAAGGTGGAGTTGGACTGGTTTCCGTTGCAGCCAATGTATGGCCAAAAGCGACCCACAAATATGTGGAGCTTTGCATAAAAGGGCAAACAGATGATTTATTTCCTTTATGGAAAACTGCCACCGATCGATTGTTTAAAGCACCCAATCCGGTTCCCGTTAAAGTTCTGCTTAGCAAAAAGAACTGGATTGATAATGATACCGTTAGGTTACCACTATCTCTTGGGGATATATCAGAGGAAGTGGAAGAAAACCTGATGAAAGCAGACGAAGAAATTGCAGCGTGGCTTGCTGAACAAAGTAATAGATAG
- a CDS encoding 2,3,4,5-tetrahydropyridine-2,6-dicarboxylate N-succinyltransferase yields MSYEEILDQLEEGTVRAANKTENGWEANVEVKEAILASFKDGENTSYEGIYEGFVDKHNLPPRFFGPEDGVRLVPGGSSVRRGAYVSSGVIIMPPAYVNVGAYVDEGSMVDSHALVGSCAQIGKNVHLSAGVQIGGVLEPVGMNPVIIEDDCFIGAGSVIVEGILVKKGAVIAPGVTLSKAVPVYDTVNEKVLERGSAIPENAVVIPGTRPVNNDWAKENGLSMACPIIVKYRDSGSNASLELEEALR; encoded by the coding sequence ATGAGTTACGAAGAAATTTTAGATCAATTAGAAGAAGGAACCGTACGCGCAGCCAATAAAACCGAGAATGGTTGGGAGGCTAATGTAGAAGTTAAAGAGGCTATATTGGCTTCTTTCAAAGATGGCGAAAACACCTCATACGAAGGTATCTATGAAGGATTTGTAGACAAACACAACCTGCCTCCCCGGTTCTTTGGTCCTGAAGATGGAGTACGATTGGTACCCGGTGGTTCATCAGTCCGGCGCGGAGCTTATGTTTCTTCCGGTGTGATTATCATGCCTCCGGCCTACGTTAACGTTGGGGCTTATGTTGACGAAGGCTCCATGGTAGACAGTCATGCACTGGTGGGTTCTTGTGCACAGATTGGTAAAAATGTTCACCTTTCAGCGGGAGTTCAAATCGGGGGAGTTTTAGAACCGGTAGGAATGAATCCGGTGATCATAGAAGACGATTGCTTTATCGGAGCAGGTTCTGTTATTGTAGAAGGGATTTTGGTTAAGAAGGGAGCGGTAATTGCTCCGGGCGTAACCCTTTCCAAAGCAGTTCCTGTTTATGATACCGTGAATGAGAAAGTTCTGGAACGTGGCTCAGCCATCCCTGAAAATGCCGTTGTGATTCCCGGAACCCGTCCTGTAAACAACGACTGGGCGAAAGAAAACGGACTCAGTATGGCGTGCCCGATTATCGTGAAATACCGTGATTCAGGAAGTAACGCATCACTAGAGCTTGAAGAAGCACTCAGATAA